GATTTGGCGGTGCAGGATCAACAAACAGTGGCTTTGTAAGGATGGGCTTAACAGATCCGGGCGACCGTGAATTGTCACAAGCGGAGGTCGCTGCCAGGCTAACTAAAATCACTAGAAAATACACTGAAGGAAAAGTTACGGTAACCCAGCAGCCCACCATCTCTGTAGGCAGGCGCGGAGGTTTGCCGGTAAATTACATCATCCAGGGACAGAACTTTGAGAAACTTAGGGAGAAAGTGCCGGTGTTTATGGATGAGGTTGCTAAAGACCCAACCTTTACCACATCTGATGTGAACCTTAAATTCAATAAACCAGAAATCAACCTGACGATAGACCGGGACAAGGCAAAAAACCTGGGGGTTTCCGCTTCAGATATCGGACTGGCCTTACAGCTGGGCTTGAGCGGACAACGTTTCTCCTACTTTTTCACGAACGGAAAGCAGTATCAGGTGATTGGTCAGTTTGAAGTGGCCGACCGGAAAGATCCTTTGGATTTAAGCTCGGTTTATGTTAAAAATGATAAAGGTCAGCTCATTCAGCTTGATAATGTAGTCAGTGCACAAGAGCAAAGCAGCCCGCCTCAACTTTACCGCAACAACCGTTTTACAGCTGCAACCGTATCCGCAGCACTAGCGCCCGGAAGCAGTATTGGTGATGGAATTGCAGCCATGGACAGGATTTCAGCGAAAGTACTTGACGAAACCTTTTCTACAGATCTGGGTGGTGAATCCAGAGATTTTAAAGAAAGTTCTTCCAATACCATGTTTGCTTTTGGCCTTGCATTGCTATTGGTTTACTTAATTCTTTCCGCTCAATTTGAAAGTTTCATAGACCCTATTATCATCATTATTACGGTACCCATGGCCGTTGCCGGAGCTTTGTTGTCGCTCTGGTTATTTGGACAAACCTGGAACATTTTTAGCCAGATTGGCACCATTATGCTCATTGGTCTGGTAACCAAAAACGGGATTTTAATTGTAGAGTTTGCCAATCAGCTCAAAGAACAGGGTGCTTCAATTCATGATGCCATCAGGGAAGCCTCTGTTAATCGCCTCCGCCCAATATTAATGACCAGTCTTGCAATTGCCATCGGTGCATTACCTATTGCCATGGCATTGGGTGCGGCCGCAAAAAGCCGGATGGGGATGGGAATTGTTATTGTAGGCGGCACTACCTTTTCATTGGTACTTACCCTGTTTGTAATTCCGGCCATCTATTCTTACTGGAGCAAACCACATAAAGTGAATATAGAATTAAAAGAATACTTAGACAAATCACCAGATGAAAATTAAAGCCCTATTATTTGCATTCGCATTGTTTGCCGGCTTGATTGAACAGGCTGCTGCACAGGAAAGGCTAACGCTTGAGGAAGCCATAGCCACCGCTTTAAAAAACAATTACGACATCAAACTCATCAACAACGACCTGCTTGTTGCTAAAAACAATGTAAATCCAGGCAATGCAGGACTTTTACCGGCCCTGGATGCAAGTTTTACCGAGGGCGGAAGTCTGCAAAATACCACCCGTACACAAAGTACCGGCGCCCAGCAAACTTTAAATGGCATTAGAAACACCAATATGAGCTATGGTGTGGCCCTGGGCTGGACCATTTTTGATGGTTTCCAAATGTTTGCAAATTACGATAGACTTAAAGAATTACAAAAACAAGGCGAAGTCAATGCCAGGGCCACCATATTAACCACCATAAGTGATGTGGTCAATGCCTATTTCATGGTAGTAAAGCAACAACAGCTGGTGCTGGCAAAAGACAGTGCGCTTGATGTTTCTAAATTGCGTTTGAGGATTGCCAACAGCAAACTGGAAATTGGCCGGGGTTCTAAGCTAGACGTACTCAGTGCTACTGTAGATTACAATACAGATACATCTTCCTATTTACAGGAAAAAAACCTGTTAAAGACTTCAAAAGTAAGCCTCAATCAAATTATGGCAAGAAACCTGAACGACGATTTTCTTGTTCAGGACAACATCAACATTACAAGCGATTTGAATTACACTGCCCTGGCTACCCAAATGGAACAACTGAACCCCGACCTACAAAATGCTTTTATCAGCAAAAAACTGGCTGAGTTGAACTTAAAACAAGTTAGAGGGCAGCGTTACCCAACCATAGGTATAAACGGAGGCTATGAAGTACAGCGTAGTGCCAGCCCCACAGGATTTAATACCCAGCAACGTGCAAAAGGTTTAACTTATGGCTTAACTGCCAGTTTGAATTTGTTTAATGGCTTTTTACAACGACAGAATGAGCGGAATGCAAAAATTCAGATCAATTCGTCTGAGTTATTGCTGAGCAAAACCAAACAGGACATTAATGCCCAGTTACTATCTGCCTATCAAAATTACCAAACCAACCTGGATTTACTTAAAATAGAAAGCAAAAACGTAGAAGTTGCCAGGCAAAATCTAGACATCACATTAGAAAAATACCGTTTGGGAAGTATAGCACCATTGGAATTGAGAGAGGCGCAACGCAATGCTATTGACGCAGTAACCAGATTCCTTGAAGCTCAATATCAGGCAAAACTTACTGAAATCAATTTGAAAGAAATTAGTGGCACTTTAAATGTTCAATAAGATTACTATTTTTAGCGCATGATTTTAGTAGCAGACAGTGGCTCTTCAAAAACAGACTGGATGGGATATAGTCCGGAAGGAACTATCAGTTTTAGTACAACGGGCATCAACCCTTACTTTTTAACCGCACAGGATATTTACAGGCTTTTTTCAAAAAAGAAAGATGTAGCTGCTTACGCAGATCAGGTAAAAGAGATTTATTTT
The nucleotide sequence above comes from Pedobacter sp. MC2016-14. Encoded proteins:
- a CDS encoding TolC family protein, translating into MKIKALLFAFALFAGLIEQAAAQERLTLEEAIATALKNNYDIKLINNDLLVAKNNVNPGNAGLLPALDASFTEGGSLQNTTRTQSTGAQQTLNGIRNTNMSYGVALGWTIFDGFQMFANYDRLKELQKQGEVNARATILTTISDVVNAYFMVVKQQQLVLAKDSALDVSKLRLRIANSKLEIGRGSKLDVLSATVDYNTDTSSYLQEKNLLKTSKVSLNQIMARNLNDDFLVQDNINITSDLNYTALATQMEQLNPDLQNAFISKKLAELNLKQVRGQRYPTIGINGGYEVQRSASPTGFNTQQRAKGLTYGLTASLNLFNGFLQRQNERNAKIQINSSELLLSKTKQDINAQLLSAYQNYQTNLDLLKIESKNVEVARQNLDITLEKYRLGSIAPLELREAQRNAIDAVTRFLEAQYQAKLTEINLKEISGTLNVQ